One window of Vitis riparia cultivar Riparia Gloire de Montpellier isolate 1030 chromosome 5, EGFV_Vit.rip_1.0, whole genome shotgun sequence genomic DNA carries:
- the LOC117915074 gene encoding uncharacterized protein LOC117915074 isoform X2, with amino-acid sequence MALAQLLRPKPGFHVHKIGLPRPRRCCSSSSNSKAEQSSQTKKLEAAREQHGPVARESDMQKFMEMDPGVSPTQTQVRSEVWGSFCTVRNILMRLKERMLGHFQLQNHSTSLMSDSRVDTAVPDIAPHTCPDNTEFGQAKSIVQLSEAVANCLSCVKNISKNKTPQIMVGNSLDYMVNTTSSEVIKIHNNQENTELGDPGSLLEFSETIEDSHGNDKKISVAAAPLEIEKHSSEDMVGKTVSEVSKMYNNLDRTEVGETVTTVQLSEVLIDSHSNKKNVSTSAISHMMGEDPSVDMAQSEETPNMSKLVGPKSRHIHLSKVVADIAAVFDRDLMSKSQKFSCIEHSFLNEDTSGAFPKDGVEELTAIGNGNCQHNKKITSSGQPSSAGTEDDENLATSGSAPRVMELSDMFTRAMNNPAQGEMASQKRFALTPKRFSEDSNETSGEKVAKSSDIKFLIDFIKELPREQLISRSQDSISNQTNQVSNRGLPMKKKEVRNKDSVRRIQSCPDLQKSNSKEGITQLKSIFEDKESSTKNPEKKHCINTPCETHKENRNTDKREEVQCTDMSDGADRHHSDFEATNHVLKPYTMVPCPTSKDPNKNLNTSSIGEGAEQNKVLMRFLLKSTPKREILSALKDCGPIAKVSEFSHVKGSNFKDAYVYFETSAGLQKALKKTDLVVEDVDVIMEGTSSLEIISNRISIPDLIGDPDVPGALVKNPTRTAVIKGLTLEMSWKHLEKALSCGKGISGFIMGSSSSVAYVEFETEDAKEKAIAKHSFKVLGKCLQVFRIDAPRTTVARISNINSRKGEKKIRSVCSHYGQVKNVVHRDHDTVDVHFKLAEWPSMLHILNSLNGKIVDDSQWVVQPATVYPPEILRALWSQPDGRKHVKAIIHNLLQRIAESHTDMGRLTDVAAKYYGDRL; translated from the exons ATGGCACTCGCTCAACTCCTCCGTCCAAAACCAGGATTTCATGTCCACAAAATTG GACTTCCCAGACCGAGAAGATGTTGTTCATCTTCTTCGAATAGCAAGGCCGAGCAATCATCTCAGACAAAGAAACTGGAGGCGGCCAGGGAGCAGCATGGACCGGTGGCTCGGGAATCAGATATGCAGAA atttatggAAATGGATCCAGGGGTCTCACCAACACAGACCCAAGTCCGAAGTGAAGTGTGGGGATCATTTTGCACTGTAAGAAACATTCTTATGCGACTGAAGGAAAGGATGCTGGGACATTTCCAATTGCAAAATCATAGTACTAGCTTAATGTCAGATTCTAGAGTTGATACAGCAGTCCCTGACATTGCACCACATACTTGTCCAGATAATACTGAGTTTGGTCAGGCCAAAAGTATAGTACAGTTGTCAGAAGCAGTAGCAAATTGTCTCAGTTGtgtgaaaaatatttcaaaaaataaaacaccccAGATAATGGTGGGGAACTCTTTAGACTATATGGTCAATACAACATCATCTGAAGTTATTAAGATCCATAATAATCAAGAAAATACTGAACTTGGTGACCCTGGAAGTTTACTAGAATTTTCAGAAACCATAGAGGATTCTCATGGtaatgacaaaaaaatttcaGTGGCTGCAGCACCCCTTGAAATTGAGAAACACTCTTCTGAGGATATGGTTGGTAAAACTGTTTCTGAGGTTAGCAAG ATGTATAATAATCTGGATAGAACTGAAGTTGGTGAAACTGTAACTACAGTTCAATTGTCAGAGGTTTTAATTGATTCTCACAGCAATAAGAAAAATGTATCAACAAGTGCGATATCTCATATGATGGGAGAAGACCCTTCTGTGGATATGGCTCAATCAGAAGAAACTCCTAATATGTCAAAACTAGTTGGACCTAAAAGTAGGCACATTCACCTTTCCAAAGTAGTGGCAGACATAGCTGCAGTTTTTGACAGAGATTTGATGTCAAAGTCTCAGAAATTCTCTTGCATAGAACATTCATTCCTGAATGAAGATACTAGTGGAGCATTTCCAAAAGATGGTGTGGAAGAACTGACTGCAATTGGAAATGGAAATTGTCAACATAACAAGAAGATTACTTCTTCTGGTCAACCATCAAGTGCAGGTACCGAAGATGATGAAAACCTGGCAACATCTGGTAGTGCCCCAAGGGTCATGGAGCTATCAGACATGTTTACAAGGGCAATGAATAATCCAGCACAAGGAGAAATGGCTAGCCAAAAAAGGTTTGCTTTAACACCCAAGAGATTTTCAGAAGATTCAAATGAAACATCAGGAGAGAAAGTGGCAAAAAGCTCTGACATAAAGTTTCTAATTGACTTCATTAAAGAGCTGCCTAGAGAACAATTAATTAGTAGATCTCAGGACAGTATATCCAACCAGACCAACCAAGTCAGCAATAGAGGCCTGCctatgaaaaaaaaggaagtcagGAACAAAGATTCAGTAAGAAGGATTCAATCCTGTCCTGATTTGCAAAAATCTAATAGTAAAGAAGGAATAACTCAATTGAAATCCATCTTTGAGGACAAGGAGAGTAGTACCAAAAACCCTGAAAAAAAGCATTGCATAAACACTCCCTGTGAGACACATAAGGAAAATAGAAATACTGACAAGAGGGAGGAAGTGCAGTGCACAGATATGAGTGATGGTGCTGACAGACACCATTCGGATTTCGAAGCTACCAACCATGTATTGAAACCATACACTATGGTTCCATGTCCAACCAGCAAAGATCCCAATAAAAATCTCAATACCTCTTCCATTGGAGAAGGGGCTGAACAAAACAAAGTGTTAATGAGATTCTTGCTCAAAAGTACTCCAAAGAGGGAGATTCTTTCTGCTTTGAAGGATTGTGGACCTATTGCGAAGGTATCTGAATTTTCCCATGTTAAGGGGAGCAATTTCAAAGATGCCTATGTGTATTTTGAG ACAAGTGCAGGGCTACAGAAAGCTCTCAAAAAGACTGATCTGGTAGTGGAAGATGTAGATGTCATCATGGAAGGAACTTCTTCCTTGGAAATCATTTCTAATAGAATTTCCATTCCCGACCTGATTGGTGATCCTGATGTACCTGGTGCACTAGTGAAGAATCCCACCAGAACAGCTGTGATCAAAGGTTTGACTCTTGAAATGAGCTGGAAACATCTAGAGAAGGCTCTTTCCTGTGGGAAAGGCATATCTGGCTTTATCATGGGTTCCTCAAGTTCGGTTGCTTATGTGGAGTTTGAG ACAGAAGATGCCAAAGAGAAGGCAATTGCAAAACATTCCTTCAAAGTACTAGGGAAATGTCTACAGGTATTCAGAATTGATGCACCGAGAACAACAGTTGCAAGGATTTCAAACATAAACTCCcgaaaaggagaaaagaaaatccGCTCTGTATGCAGTCATTATGGGCAGGTTAAGAATGTAGTCCACAGAGACCATGACACCGTAGATGTTCATTTCAAACTTGCAGAATGGCCAAGCATGTTGCACATTCTCAATAG TTTAAATGGAAAGATAGTGGATGACAGTCAGTGGGTTGTTCAGCCAGCAACTGTCTACCCTCCAGAAATCCTCCGAGCCCTGTGGAGTCAGCCTGATGGAAGAAAACATGTGAAAGCTATAATCCACAATTTACTGCAAAGGATTGCTGAGAGTCACACAGATATGGGAAGGCTGACTGATGTCGCAGCCAAGTATTATGGAGATAGATTGTAA
- the LOC117915074 gene encoding uncharacterized protein LOC117915074 isoform X1, which yields MALAQLLRPKPGFHVHKIGLPRPRRCCSSSSNSKAEQSSQTKKLEAAREQHGPVARESDMQKFMEMDPGVSPTQTQVRSEVWGSFCTVRNILMRLKERMLGHFQLQNHSTSLMSDSRVDTAVPDIAPHTCPDNTEFGQAKSIVQLSEAVANCLSCVKNISKNKTPQIMVGNSLDYMVNTTSSEVIKIHNNQENTELGDPGSLLEFSETIEDSHGNDKKISVAAAPLEIEKHSSEDMVGKTVSEVSKMYNNLDRTEVGEDMVSKTVSEVSKMYNNLDRTEVGETVTTVQLSEVLIDSHSNKKNVSTSAISHMMGEDPSVDMAQSEETPNMSKLVGPKSRHIHLSKVVADIAAVFDRDLMSKSQKFSCIEHSFLNEDTSGAFPKDGVEELTAIGNGNCQHNKKITSSGQPSSAGTEDDENLATSGSAPRVMELSDMFTRAMNNPAQGEMASQKRFALTPKRFSEDSNETSGEKVAKSSDIKFLIDFIKELPREQLISRSQDSISNQTNQVSNRGLPMKKKEVRNKDSVRRIQSCPDLQKSNSKEGITQLKSIFEDKESSTKNPEKKHCINTPCETHKENRNTDKREEVQCTDMSDGADRHHSDFEATNHVLKPYTMVPCPTSKDPNKNLNTSSIGEGAEQNKVLMRFLLKSTPKREILSALKDCGPIAKVSEFSHVKGSNFKDAYVYFETSAGLQKALKKTDLVVEDVDVIMEGTSSLEIISNRISIPDLIGDPDVPGALVKNPTRTAVIKGLTLEMSWKHLEKALSCGKGISGFIMGSSSSVAYVEFETEDAKEKAIAKHSFKVLGKCLQVFRIDAPRTTVARISNINSRKGEKKIRSVCSHYGQVKNVVHRDHDTVDVHFKLAEWPSMLHILNSLNGKIVDDSQWVVQPATVYPPEILRALWSQPDGRKHVKAIIHNLLQRIAESHTDMGRLTDVAAKYYGDRL from the exons ATGGCACTCGCTCAACTCCTCCGTCCAAAACCAGGATTTCATGTCCACAAAATTG GACTTCCCAGACCGAGAAGATGTTGTTCATCTTCTTCGAATAGCAAGGCCGAGCAATCATCTCAGACAAAGAAACTGGAGGCGGCCAGGGAGCAGCATGGACCGGTGGCTCGGGAATCAGATATGCAGAA atttatggAAATGGATCCAGGGGTCTCACCAACACAGACCCAAGTCCGAAGTGAAGTGTGGGGATCATTTTGCACTGTAAGAAACATTCTTATGCGACTGAAGGAAAGGATGCTGGGACATTTCCAATTGCAAAATCATAGTACTAGCTTAATGTCAGATTCTAGAGTTGATACAGCAGTCCCTGACATTGCACCACATACTTGTCCAGATAATACTGAGTTTGGTCAGGCCAAAAGTATAGTACAGTTGTCAGAAGCAGTAGCAAATTGTCTCAGTTGtgtgaaaaatatttcaaaaaataaaacaccccAGATAATGGTGGGGAACTCTTTAGACTATATGGTCAATACAACATCATCTGAAGTTATTAAGATCCATAATAATCAAGAAAATACTGAACTTGGTGACCCTGGAAGTTTACTAGAATTTTCAGAAACCATAGAGGATTCTCATGGtaatgacaaaaaaatttcaGTGGCTGCAGCACCCCTTGAAATTGAGAAACACTCTTCTGAGGATATGGTTGGTAAAACTGTTTCTGAGGTTAGCAAGATGTATAATAATCTGGATAGAACTGAAGTCGGTGAGGATATGGTCAGTAAAACTGTTTCTGAGGTTAGCAAGATGTATAATAATCTGGATAGAACTGAAGTTGGTGAAACTGTAACTACAGTTCAATTGTCAGAGGTTTTAATTGATTCTCACAGCAATAAGAAAAATGTATCAACAAGTGCGATATCTCATATGATGGGAGAAGACCCTTCTGTGGATATGGCTCAATCAGAAGAAACTCCTAATATGTCAAAACTAGTTGGACCTAAAAGTAGGCACATTCACCTTTCCAAAGTAGTGGCAGACATAGCTGCAGTTTTTGACAGAGATTTGATGTCAAAGTCTCAGAAATTCTCTTGCATAGAACATTCATTCCTGAATGAAGATACTAGTGGAGCATTTCCAAAAGATGGTGTGGAAGAACTGACTGCAATTGGAAATGGAAATTGTCAACATAACAAGAAGATTACTTCTTCTGGTCAACCATCAAGTGCAGGTACCGAAGATGATGAAAACCTGGCAACATCTGGTAGTGCCCCAAGGGTCATGGAGCTATCAGACATGTTTACAAGGGCAATGAATAATCCAGCACAAGGAGAAATGGCTAGCCAAAAAAGGTTTGCTTTAACACCCAAGAGATTTTCAGAAGATTCAAATGAAACATCAGGAGAGAAAGTGGCAAAAAGCTCTGACATAAAGTTTCTAATTGACTTCATTAAAGAGCTGCCTAGAGAACAATTAATTAGTAGATCTCAGGACAGTATATCCAACCAGACCAACCAAGTCAGCAATAGAGGCCTGCctatgaaaaaaaaggaagtcagGAACAAAGATTCAGTAAGAAGGATTCAATCCTGTCCTGATTTGCAAAAATCTAATAGTAAAGAAGGAATAACTCAATTGAAATCCATCTTTGAGGACAAGGAGAGTAGTACCAAAAACCCTGAAAAAAAGCATTGCATAAACACTCCCTGTGAGACACATAAGGAAAATAGAAATACTGACAAGAGGGAGGAAGTGCAGTGCACAGATATGAGTGATGGTGCTGACAGACACCATTCGGATTTCGAAGCTACCAACCATGTATTGAAACCATACACTATGGTTCCATGTCCAACCAGCAAAGATCCCAATAAAAATCTCAATACCTCTTCCATTGGAGAAGGGGCTGAACAAAACAAAGTGTTAATGAGATTCTTGCTCAAAAGTACTCCAAAGAGGGAGATTCTTTCTGCTTTGAAGGATTGTGGACCTATTGCGAAGGTATCTGAATTTTCCCATGTTAAGGGGAGCAATTTCAAAGATGCCTATGTGTATTTTGAG ACAAGTGCAGGGCTACAGAAAGCTCTCAAAAAGACTGATCTGGTAGTGGAAGATGTAGATGTCATCATGGAAGGAACTTCTTCCTTGGAAATCATTTCTAATAGAATTTCCATTCCCGACCTGATTGGTGATCCTGATGTACCTGGTGCACTAGTGAAGAATCCCACCAGAACAGCTGTGATCAAAGGTTTGACTCTTGAAATGAGCTGGAAACATCTAGAGAAGGCTCTTTCCTGTGGGAAAGGCATATCTGGCTTTATCATGGGTTCCTCAAGTTCGGTTGCTTATGTGGAGTTTGAG ACAGAAGATGCCAAAGAGAAGGCAATTGCAAAACATTCCTTCAAAGTACTAGGGAAATGTCTACAGGTATTCAGAATTGATGCACCGAGAACAACAGTTGCAAGGATTTCAAACATAAACTCCcgaaaaggagaaaagaaaatccGCTCTGTATGCAGTCATTATGGGCAGGTTAAGAATGTAGTCCACAGAGACCATGACACCGTAGATGTTCATTTCAAACTTGCAGAATGGCCAAGCATGTTGCACATTCTCAATAG TTTAAATGGAAAGATAGTGGATGACAGTCAGTGGGTTGTTCAGCCAGCAACTGTCTACCCTCCAGAAATCCTCCGAGCCCTGTGGAGTCAGCCTGATGGAAGAAAACATGTGAAAGCTATAATCCACAATTTACTGCAAAGGATTGCTGAGAGTCACACAGATATGGGAAGGCTGACTGATGTCGCAGCCAAGTATTATGGAGATAGATTGTAA